From one Catenuloplanes nepalensis genomic stretch:
- a CDS encoding winged helix-turn-helix transcriptional regulator: MATTAAAEKRAQAKMEYDAFLAVCPSRKLLDRISDKWVALILAALGSGPDCAGEPRPMRYSELSRLLAGVSQKMLTQTLRALERDGLISRSVAPTVPVTVTYELTALGLSLHAMMRGLKLWAQDHMDEVLAHREAYDA; the protein is encoded by the coding sequence ATGGCGACGACGGCGGCGGCCGAGAAGCGGGCGCAGGCGAAGATGGAGTACGACGCGTTTCTGGCCGTGTGCCCGAGCCGCAAACTACTGGACCGGATCTCCGACAAATGGGTCGCACTCATCCTGGCCGCGCTGGGCAGCGGCCCGGACTGCGCGGGCGAGCCGCGGCCGATGCGCTACTCCGAGCTGTCCCGGCTGCTGGCCGGCGTGAGCCAGAAGATGCTCACCCAGACGCTGCGCGCGCTGGAACGCGACGGCCTGATCTCGCGCAGCGTCGCGCCGACCGTGCCGGTGACGGTCACCTACGAGCTGACCGCGCTGGGCCTCTCGCTGCACGCGATGATGCGCGGCCTCAAGCTCTGGGCGCAGGACCACATGGACGAGGTGCTGGCCCACCGCGAGGCATATGACGCCTGA
- a CDS encoding carbohydrate ABC transporter permease has translation MIKTQGRRPSGVRGGQRHQRPGDAGAGLLFLAPWLLGMLLLTIGPMLASLYLSFTDYNLFDTPEWIGLENYQRMFDDPRYLRSVTVTAGYVALAVPLKLAAALGVALLLNRPRLGQGLYRSAFYAPSLIGASVSLSLVWKSIFSDGAIVDRGLGAIGLDTGGWVGRPEFSLPMLVLLAAWQFGGPMVIFLAGLKQIPGELYEAAAVDGAGPWRRFRAITLPMLSPVLFFNLLLEIIGAFQVFTSAFVIATGAAGGGGPAGSTLLYTVYLYGRGFVDFRMGYASAMAWMLVLGVGLVTALLFRTSRMWVHYAGDRA, from the coding sequence ATGATCAAAACCCAAGGTCGACGGCCTTCGGGGGTACGAGGTGGGCAGCGGCACCAGCGGCCCGGTGACGCCGGGGCCGGGCTGCTGTTCCTGGCCCCCTGGCTGCTCGGCATGCTGCTGCTCACGATCGGCCCGATGCTCGCCTCGCTCTACCTGTCCTTCACCGACTACAACCTGTTCGACACGCCGGAGTGGATCGGCCTGGAGAACTACCAGCGGATGTTCGACGACCCGCGCTACCTGCGGTCGGTCACGGTCACCGCGGGATACGTCGCGCTGGCCGTGCCGCTCAAACTGGCCGCGGCGCTGGGCGTGGCGCTGCTGCTCAACCGGCCGCGCCTCGGTCAAGGGCTGTACCGGTCCGCGTTCTACGCACCGTCGCTGATCGGCGCGAGCGTCAGCCTGTCGCTGGTCTGGAAGAGCATCTTCTCGGACGGCGCGATCGTGGACCGGGGCCTCGGCGCGATCGGGCTGGACACCGGCGGCTGGGTCGGCCGGCCGGAGTTCTCGCTGCCGATGCTGGTGCTGCTGGCCGCGTGGCAGTTCGGCGGCCCGATGGTGATCTTCCTGGCCGGGTTGAAACAGATCCCCGGCGAGCTGTACGAGGCGGCCGCGGTCGACGGCGCCGGGCCCTGGCGCCGGTTCCGGGCGATCACGCTGCCGATGCTGTCGCCGGTGCTCTTCTTCAACCTGCTGTTGGAGATCATCGGCGCGTTCCAGGTGTTCACGTCCGCGTTCGTGATCGCGACCGGTGCCGCCGGCGGTGGCGGGCCGGCCGGTTCCACGCTGCTCTACACGGTCTACCTCTACGGCCGGGGTTTCGTCGATTTCCGGATGGGCTACGCGTCCGCGATGGCCTGGATGCTGGTGCTCGGCGTCGGTCTGGTCACCGCGCTGCTGTTCCGGACCAGCCGGATGTGGGTGCACTACGCGGGGGACAGGGCATGA
- a CDS encoding NADPH-dependent FMN reductase yields the protein MSGVPQLTIIIASTRPGRAGGPVARWFSERATAHGGFDIRVADLAEIDLPLMNERHHPRLRKYELDHTKAWSATVDASDAFVIVTPEYNHGYPAPLKNAIDYLFQEWQHKPVGLVSYGAVAGGVRSAQAIKPVLQYLKMIPVSESVIIPFVAKHITDGAFQATPAIDESATAMLDELQRLEATLRPLR from the coding sequence ATGAGCGGCGTGCCACAGCTCACGATCATCATCGCCAGTACCCGTCCCGGACGCGCCGGTGGGCCGGTCGCCCGCTGGTTCTCCGAGCGCGCGACCGCGCACGGCGGCTTCGACATCCGGGTCGCCGACCTCGCGGAGATCGACCTGCCGCTGATGAACGAGCGGCACCACCCGCGGCTCCGGAAGTACGAACTCGACCACACGAAGGCGTGGAGCGCGACCGTGGACGCGTCGGACGCGTTCGTGATCGTGACGCCGGAGTACAACCACGGATATCCCGCGCCGCTCAAGAACGCGATCGACTACCTGTTCCAGGAGTGGCAGCACAAGCCGGTCGGGCTGGTCAGCTACGGCGCGGTGGCGGGCGGCGTTCGGTCGGCGCAGGCGATCAAGCCGGTGCTGCAGTACCTGAAGATGATCCCGGTCAGCGAGTCGGTGATCATCCCGTTCGTGGCGAAGCACATCACCGACGGCGCGTTCCAGGCGACGCCCGCGATCGACGAGTCCGCGACCGCGATGCTCGACGAGTTGCAGCGCCTGGAGGCCACGCTCCGCCCGCTGCGCTGA
- a CDS encoding ABC transporter substrate-binding protein, whose product MTSIKRFRTALAALLLAGGLTACGGGDDAGGDVTLRFSWWGNADRAALMQQSIDLFQAAHPTITVTPSFQEFEAYWQKMATETAGGNAPDVLQMDFAYLREYADRNVLLDLKKTGVKVDDLIPAFQGVGEVNGALYGIPTGGNTWCMFYNPKLLTEAGVEEPRTGITWDQYHALLDTVSKKGAGRTYGGSNYRSVIYSFESYLLQAGATLYTGGGKLGFSKQQLIDYWTVGKQYIDDGRFIPSEKVAQIEPASPITKDLIATEFRWDNFFARYASETEAELKIGPVPVTTAGGPTGQYLKPAMLLSASARTDHPDEAAKLISFLINDPQVGRIFGSNRGIPATNAQRDAAVLEGPALAIAEYEEAIAPLLQKAPPAPPKGAGTIEAAFLRIADEISYGRSSVPDAVDTFFTEAEDTLAG is encoded by the coding sequence ATGACGTCGATAAAACGATTCAGGACAGCGCTTGCCGCGCTCCTGCTGGCCGGTGGCCTGACCGCCTGCGGTGGCGGCGACGACGCGGGCGGCGACGTCACGCTCCGGTTCTCCTGGTGGGGGAACGCGGACCGGGCCGCGCTCATGCAGCAGTCGATCGACCTGTTCCAGGCCGCGCACCCGACGATCACGGTGACGCCGAGCTTCCAGGAGTTCGAGGCGTACTGGCAGAAGATGGCGACCGAGACCGCCGGCGGCAACGCGCCCGACGTGCTCCAGATGGACTTCGCCTACCTCCGGGAGTACGCGGATCGCAACGTCCTGCTGGACCTGAAGAAGACCGGCGTGAAGGTCGACGACCTGATCCCGGCGTTCCAGGGCGTCGGCGAGGTGAACGGCGCGCTCTACGGCATTCCCACCGGCGGCAACACGTGGTGCATGTTCTACAACCCGAAACTGTTGACCGAGGCCGGTGTCGAGGAGCCGAGGACCGGCATCACCTGGGATCAGTACCACGCGCTGCTGGACACGGTCTCCAAGAAGGGCGCCGGGAGGACCTACGGCGGCAGCAACTACCGTTCGGTGATCTACAGCTTCGAGTCGTACCTGCTGCAGGCCGGCGCCACGCTCTACACCGGGGGCGGCAAGCTCGGCTTCAGCAAGCAGCAGCTGATCGACTACTGGACCGTCGGGAAGCAGTACATCGACGACGGCCGGTTCATCCCGTCGGAGAAGGTCGCGCAGATCGAGCCGGCGTCGCCGATCACCAAGGATCTGATCGCCACCGAGTTCCGCTGGGACAACTTCTTCGCGCGGTACGCGTCCGAGACCGAGGCCGAACTCAAGATCGGGCCGGTGCCGGTGACGACCGCGGGCGGCCCCACCGGGCAGTACCTCAAGCCCGCCATGCTGCTCTCCGCGTCCGCGCGCACCGACCACCCGGACGAGGCCGCCAAGCTGATCAGCTTCCTGATCAACGACCCGCAGGTCGGCCGGATCTTCGGCAGCAACCGCGGCATCCCGGCCACGAACGCGCAGCGCGACGCGGCCGTTCTCGAAGGACCGGCGCTCGCCATCGCGGAGTACGAGGAGGCCATCGCGCCGCTGCTGCAGAAGGCACCGCCGGCCCCGCCGAAGGGCGCGGGCACGATCGAGGCCGCGTTCCTGCGCATCGCGGACGAGATCAGTTACGGCCGCTCCTCCGTGCCCGACGCGGTCGACACCTTCTTCACCGAGGCCGAGGACACGCTCGCCGGATGA
- a CDS encoding carbohydrate ABC transporter permease: MRRLHAAAWHAGAVLLLIVVLYPVVWMISSSFKDSRDIIGDLDLLPAPPTGRNYATAAEGVAGIGVWRLFGNSLLLAVLSVIGTVVSSALTAYAFARVRFRGRGLLFALMISTLLLPFHVLIIPQYIVFQSLDLVDTYVPLLVGKFLAVEAFFVFLLVQFMRTLPHELDESARIDGAGHGRIFWNIVLPLSRPALITTSIFTFIWTWNDFFGPLIYLSTPDKYPLPLALQLYIDQTEATDYGALIAMSMLALLPVILFFLVFQRFLIEGVSTSGIKG, from the coding sequence ATGAGACGGCTGCACGCGGCGGCCTGGCACGCCGGTGCCGTCCTGCTGCTGATCGTGGTGCTCTACCCGGTGGTGTGGATGATCAGCTCGTCGTTCAAGGACTCGCGGGACATCATCGGCGACCTCGACCTGCTGCCCGCGCCGCCGACCGGCCGCAACTACGCGACCGCGGCCGAGGGCGTGGCCGGGATCGGCGTGTGGCGGCTCTTCGGCAACTCACTGCTGCTGGCGGTGCTGTCCGTGATCGGGACCGTGGTGTCCAGCGCGCTCACGGCGTACGCGTTCGCCCGGGTGCGGTTCCGCGGCCGGGGCCTGCTGTTCGCACTCATGATCAGCACGCTGCTGCTGCCGTTCCACGTGCTGATCATCCCGCAGTACATCGTGTTCCAGAGCCTCGATCTTGTCGACACGTACGTACCGCTGCTGGTCGGCAAGTTCCTCGCGGTCGAGGCGTTCTTCGTGTTCCTGCTGGTCCAGTTCATGCGAACGCTGCCGCACGAGCTGGACGAGTCCGCGCGGATCGACGGCGCAGGCCACGGGCGGATCTTCTGGAACATCGTGCTGCCGCTGTCCCGCCCCGCGCTGATCACCACATCGATCTTCACGTTCATCTGGACGTGGAACGACTTCTTCGGCCCGCTGATCTACCTGTCCACGCCGGACAAGTACCCGCTGCCGCTCGCGTTGCAGCTCTACATCGACCAGACCGAGGCCACCGACTACGGAGCGCTGATCGCGATGTCGATGCTGGCGCTGCTCCCCGTCATCCTGTTCTTCCTGGTCTTCCAGCGCTTCCTGATCGAGGGCGTCTCCACCTCCGGAATCAAGGGCTGA